One segment of Pseudomonas sp. FP2196 DNA contains the following:
- a CDS encoding aldose epimerase family protein, with protein MLQSRHLLSGLGLSLMIATLSANAAGLSAEHKAFGKTNDGTPVEQYILRNSHGMQATVITYGATLQSLLVPDKQGKAADVVLGFDDVQGYQKGTAYFGATIGRFGNRLADGAFELDGKRYQVPQNDKSNALHGGTQGFDKKVWKAQETKDKDSVGVTLTYLSADGEMGFPGNLTTEVTYRLTDSNELRIDYKASTDKPTVLNLTNHSYFNLAGAGNGDILKQVATLHASHYTPVTAKLIPTGELAPVAGTPMDFTKPTAIGTHIKADHPQLKFAEAKQGGFDFNWALDTKGDVSKVAAEVSDPQSGRHLQLFTSEPGVQFYTSNFLDGTVKGKGGKIYPHWGAFTLETQHYPDSPNQPKFPSTRLDPGQAYTQSVVLKFSAK; from the coding sequence CAAAGCCTTCGGCAAAACCAATGACGGCACGCCAGTCGAGCAATACATCCTGCGCAACAGCCACGGCATGCAAGCCACCGTCATCACCTACGGCGCGACCCTGCAATCGCTGCTGGTGCCCGACAAACAAGGCAAAGCCGCCGACGTGGTGCTCGGTTTCGACGATGTCCAGGGCTACCAGAAAGGCACCGCCTACTTCGGCGCGACCATCGGCCGTTTCGGTAATCGCCTGGCCGACGGCGCTTTCGAACTCGACGGCAAGCGCTATCAAGTGCCGCAGAACGACAAGTCAAACGCCCTGCACGGTGGCACTCAGGGCTTCGACAAGAAGGTCTGGAAAGCGCAGGAAACCAAAGACAAGGATTCAGTCGGCGTGACGCTGACCTATCTGTCGGCGGACGGTGAAATGGGCTTCCCCGGCAACCTCACCACCGAAGTGACCTATCGCCTGACCGACAGCAACGAACTGCGTATCGACTACAAGGCCAGCACCGACAAACCGACCGTGCTGAACCTGACCAACCACAGCTACTTCAACCTCGCGGGCGCCGGCAATGGCGACATCCTCAAACAGGTCGCCACCCTCCACGCCAGCCATTACACCCCTGTCACCGCCAAGCTGATCCCGACCGGTGAACTGGCGCCAGTGGCGGGCACACCGATGGACTTCACCAAGCCCACAGCCATTGGCACGCACATCAAGGCTGATCACCCGCAGTTGAAATTCGCTGAAGCGAAACAGGGCGGTTTCGATTTCAACTGGGCGCTGGATACCAAGGGTGATGTGAGCAAAGTCGCCGCCGAGGTCAGTGACCCACAGTCCGGCCGGCATTTGCAGTTGTTCACCAGCGAACCGGGCGTGCAGTTCTACACCAGCAACTTCCTTGACGGCACCGTCAAGGGCAAGGGTGGCAAGATTTATCCGCATTGGGGCGCGTTTACCCTGGAGACGCAGCACTATCCTGATTCGCCGAATCAGCCGAAATTCCCGAGCACGCGGCTGGATCCGGGGCAGGCTTATACCCAAAGCGTCGTCTTGAAGTTCTCTGCCAAGTAA
- a CDS encoding aldo/keto reductase, which produces MRTLELAGVQVPVIGQGTWRMGEDRSAHKREVTALRTGVELGMTLIDSAEMYAEGGAETVVGEAIAGIRDQVFLVSKVYPHNASRKGIPQACERSLRRLDTDYIDLYLLHWRGQYPLEETVEAFERLREEGKIGRWGVSNFDVDDLEELASPACATNQVLYNLEERGVEFDLLPWCQKQHMPLMAYCPIGQGGAMLADPVLKQIAARHNVTPAQVSLAWILRQDDVIAIPKAVRPEHVQLNAQAAQLQLEAGDLAALDQAFHAPKRKQRLAMV; this is translated from the coding sequence ATGCGTACCCTCGAATTGGCCGGCGTGCAGGTTCCGGTGATTGGCCAAGGCACCTGGCGCATGGGTGAAGATCGTTCGGCGCACAAGCGTGAAGTCACCGCGTTGCGCACGGGTGTCGAGCTGGGCATGACGCTGATCGACAGCGCCGAAATGTATGCCGAGGGCGGTGCCGAAACCGTGGTCGGCGAAGCCATTGCCGGTATTCGCGATCAAGTGTTTCTGGTCAGCAAGGTCTACCCGCACAACGCCAGCCGCAAGGGCATTCCACAAGCCTGCGAGCGCAGTCTGCGTCGGCTCGACACTGATTACATCGACCTCTATCTGCTGCATTGGCGCGGCCAGTATCCGCTGGAAGAAACCGTCGAAGCCTTCGAACGCCTGCGCGAAGAAGGGAAGATCGGCCGTTGGGGCGTGTCGAATTTCGACGTCGATGACCTTGAAGAATTGGCGTCACCGGCCTGCGCGACCAATCAGGTGCTCTACAACCTGGAAGAACGCGGTGTCGAATTCGACCTGCTGCCATGGTGTCAAAAACAGCACATGCCGCTGATGGCCTACTGTCCGATCGGTCAGGGCGGCGCGATGCTGGCTGATCCGGTGTTGAAACAGATTGCCGCTCGTCACAACGTGACCCCGGCACAGGTTTCGCTGGCGTGGATTCTGCGTCAGGATGACGTCATTGCGATTCCCAAAGCTGTGCGGCCGGAACACGTGCAACTCAATGCACAAGCGGCGCAGTTGCAACTGGAGGCCGGGGATCTGGCAGCGCTGGACCAGGCGTTTCACGCGCCAAAGCGCAAGCAGCGGCTGGCCATGGTCTGA
- a CDS encoding DUF1810 domain-containing protein yields the protein MRSTDQYDPFNLQRFVQAQDPVFERVLRELDEGRKRSHWMWFVFPQFAGLGGSEMSRRFAIGSAEEAQAYLDHPLLGARLRTCTQLVLNVRERSIAEIFGHPDDLKFHSSMTLFAQFAAEDSLFNQALERYFHGILDEWTLQLLDSKQAQLPPDQG from the coding sequence ATGAGAAGCACTGATCAGTACGACCCGTTCAACCTGCAACGATTTGTCCAGGCACAGGACCCGGTGTTCGAACGGGTCCTGCGCGAACTCGACGAAGGCCGCAAGCGCAGCCACTGGATGTGGTTTGTCTTCCCGCAGTTCGCCGGGTTGGGCGGCAGTGAGATGTCGCGGCGCTTCGCCATCGGCTCAGCCGAGGAAGCACAAGCCTATCTGGATCACCCATTGCTCGGCGCGCGACTTCGGACTTGTACGCAGCTTGTGCTGAATGTGCGTGAGCGTTCAATCGCCGAGATTTTCGGCCATCCCGATGACCTGAAATTTCACTCTTCAATGACGCTTTTCGCCCAGTTCGCTGCTGAAGACAGCTTGTTCAACCAGGCACTTGAGCGCTACTTCCACGGCATCCTCGATGAGTGGACGTTGCAACTGCTGGACTCAAAACAGGCCCAGTTGCCCCCCGATCAGGGTTGA
- a CDS encoding DNA polymerase II, whose translation MDLQQGFVLTRHWRDTPIGTEVEFWLATDAGPRRVRLPHQPSVAFIPAEQRAAAERLLHDEKNVELRPLALQDFEHRPVLGLYCQQHGQLMRLETALNRVGVDVFEADVRPPERYLMERFITAPVLFSGTADADGTLLNAHLKPDPKYRPTLRLVSLDIETTETGELYSIALEGCGERQVYMLGAPNGDVSIVDFDLEYCDSRTLILKKLNDWFARHDPDAIIGWNVVQFDLRILHEHARRLGVPLKIGRGGEEMQWREHGSRNHYFASAAGRLIIDGIESLRSATWSFPSFSLENVAQTLLGEGKSIDNPYQRMDEINRMFAEDKPALAKYNLKDCELVTRIFAKTELLTFLLERASVTGLPADRSGGSVAAFTHLYMPLMHRQGFVAPNLGTNPPQASPGGFVMDSQPGLYESVLVLDYKSLYPSIIRTFLIDPVGLVEGLQHPDDADSVPGFRGARFSRTRHCLPSIVSRVAEGRETAKREHNAPLSQALKIIMNAFYGVLGSSGCRFFDTRLASSITLRGHEIMLRTRKLIEEQGHAVIYGDTDSTFVWLRRPHGQEEAAAIGHALVKHVNDWWREHVRDEYGLESALELQFEIHYKRFLMPTIRGAEEGSKKRYAGLVTRADGSEEMVYKGLETVRTDWSLLARQFQQELYERIFQRKPYQDYVRDYVRKTLAGDFDDRLIYRKRLRRTLDDYERNVPPHVRAARLADEFNTQHGRPRQYQNGGWISYVITLAGPEPLEVRRSTIDYDHYITRQLQPVADAILPFVDDDFSTLIGGQLGLF comes from the coding sequence GTGGATTTACAGCAGGGCTTCGTCCTGACCCGGCATTGGCGCGATACGCCTATCGGCACCGAAGTCGAGTTCTGGCTGGCGACCGACGCCGGGCCGCGCCGTGTGCGCTTGCCGCATCAGCCGTCGGTGGCGTTTATCCCTGCCGAGCAGCGCGCAGCCGCCGAGCGCTTGCTGCATGACGAAAAGAACGTCGAGCTGCGCCCCTTGGCCCTGCAGGATTTCGAGCATCGCCCGGTGCTCGGCCTGTATTGCCAGCAACACGGCCAGTTAATGCGCCTGGAAACCGCGCTCAACCGCGTCGGCGTCGATGTTTTCGAGGCCGATGTGCGCCCGCCGGAGCGCTATCTGATGGAGCGTTTCATCACCGCTCCGGTGTTGTTCAGCGGCACCGCCGATGCTGACGGCACATTGCTCAACGCCCACCTCAAACCCGACCCCAAGTATCGGCCGACGCTGCGGCTGGTCTCGCTGGATATCGAAACCACCGAAACCGGCGAGTTATATTCGATTGCCCTGGAAGGCTGCGGCGAACGTCAGGTGTACATGCTCGGCGCGCCGAACGGTGATGTCAGCATCGTCGACTTCGACCTCGAATACTGCGACTCACGCACACTGATCCTGAAGAAACTCAACGACTGGTTCGCCCGCCATGACCCCGATGCGATCATCGGCTGGAACGTCGTGCAGTTCGATCTGCGCATCCTCCACGAACACGCGCGGCGCCTCGGCGTGCCGCTGAAAATTGGCCGTGGCGGCGAAGAGATGCAGTGGCGCGAACACGGCAGCCGCAACCATTACTTCGCCTCGGCGGCGGGGCGCCTGATCATCGACGGCATCGAATCCCTGCGTTCGGCGACCTGGAGTTTCCCCTCGTTCAGCCTGGAAAACGTCGCGCAGACCTTGCTTGGCGAAGGCAAGTCCATCGACAACCCTTACCAGCGCATGGACGAGATCAACCGCATGTTCGCCGAGGACAAACCGGCGCTGGCCAAGTACAACCTCAAGGACTGCGAACTGGTCACGCGGATCTTCGCCAAGACTGAACTGCTGACATTCTTGCTGGAGCGCGCCAGCGTTACCGGTCTGCCAGCGGATCGCAGCGGCGGCTCGGTGGCGGCGTTTACGCATCTATATATGCCGTTGATGCACCGTCAGGGTTTTGTGGCGCCGAATCTGGGCACCAATCCACCGCAGGCCAGCCCCGGCGGTTTCGTCATGGACTCGCAACCGGGGCTTTACGAGTCGGTGCTGGTGCTCGACTACAAAAGCCTTTATCCGTCGATCATCCGCACCTTTCTGATCGATCCGGTGGGGCTGGTCGAAGGCTTGCAGCATCCGGACGATGCCGACTCGGTCCCGGGCTTTCGTGGCGCCAGATTCTCGCGCACCCGGCATTGCCTGCCGTCCATCGTCTCGCGGGTCGCCGAGGGCCGCGAGACCGCCAAGCGCGAACACAACGCGCCGCTGTCCCAGGCGCTGAAGATCATCATGAACGCCTTCTATGGCGTGCTCGGCTCCAGCGGTTGCCGGTTCTTTGATACACGGTTGGCGTCGTCGATCACCCTGCGCGGCCACGAGATCATGCTGCGCACCCGCAAGTTGATCGAAGAGCAGGGCCACGCGGTGATCTACGGCGACACCGACTCGACCTTCGTCTGGCTGCGTCGTCCCCACGGGCAGGAAGAAGCCGCGGCCATCGGTCATGCGCTGGTCAAGCACGTCAACGACTGGTGGCGTGAGCATGTGCGTGACGAATACGGGCTGGAAAGCGCCCTCGAATTGCAGTTCGAAATTCACTACAAGCGCTTCCTGATGCCGACCATTCGTGGCGCGGAGGAGGGCAGCAAGAAGCGCTACGCCGGTCTGGTGACACGCGCCGACGGTAGCGAAGAAATGGTCTACAAAGGCCTGGAAACCGTGCGCACCGATTGGTCGCTGTTGGCCCGGCAATTTCAGCAGGAGCTGTACGAGCGGATCTTCCAGCGCAAGCCGTATCAGGATTATGTGCGTGACTACGTGCGCAAAACCCTGGCCGGTGACTTCGATGATCGGCTGATCTACCGCAAACGCCTGCGCCGCACCCTCGACGATTACGAGCGCAACGTCCCGCCCCATGTGCGCGCGGCACGTCTGGCAGACGAGTTCAACACGCAGCATGGGCGCCCTCGGCAATACCAGAACGGTGGCTGGATCAGCTATGTGATCACCCTGGCCGGCCCCGAACCGCTGGAAGTGCGGCGATCCACCATCGACTACGACCACTACATCACCCGGCAACTGCAACCGGTGGCGGATGCGATTCTGCCGTTTGTCGACGACGACTTCTCAACCCTGATCGGGGGGCAACTGGGCCTGTTTTGA
- a CDS encoding CBS domain-containing protein, whose amino-acid sequence MKTVAQLLKLKDQKNQEVHQIKPDHMVLEALMKMAEKNVGALLVVEDDNVVGIISERDYARKLVLHGRSSVGTPVRDIMVANVITVDTHQTVDTCLGIMSDKRLRHLPVVENGKLIGLLSIGDLVKEAIAEQAELIKQLEQYIRGE is encoded by the coding sequence ATGAAGACCGTCGCCCAACTGCTCAAGCTCAAAGATCAGAAAAATCAGGAAGTGCATCAGATCAAGCCTGATCACATGGTGCTCGAAGCACTGATGAAGATGGCCGAGAAAAACGTCGGCGCCTTGCTGGTGGTGGAAGACGACAACGTGGTCGGCATCATCAGTGAACGCGATTACGCGCGCAAACTGGTGCTGCATGGCCGCTCTTCGGTTGGCACGCCGGTACGCGACATCATGGTGGCCAACGTGATCACCGTGGACACCCACCAGACCGTCGACACTTGCCTGGGCATCATGTCCGACAAACGCCTGCGCCACTTGCCGGTGGTGGAGAACGGCAAATTGATCGGCTTGCTGTCGATTGGTGACCTTGTGAAAGAAGCGATTGCCGAGCAGGCCGAGTTGATCAAGCAGCTTGAGCAGTACATTCGCGGGGAATGA
- a CDS encoding glutathione S-transferase N-terminal domain-containing protein has translation MYQLYGHRNSGAAAIEAALELCQIAYRFIDIEASTEAAEALAQLNPLKQIPTLQLPDGSAVTESAAILIHLGLTFPKSGLLPAKADERDQAIRGLVYIVSNCYAAIGVIDYPERWLLMPDEASRQNLIAGARERLHWSWEVFADQFSAELYLDDETPGALDVLAAVVTRWAGSREHLRQTRPGFYAWLQRIDRHPVLAPVFARHWPS, from the coding sequence ATGTACCAGCTCTACGGACATCGCAACTCAGGCGCCGCTGCCATTGAAGCGGCGCTGGAGCTGTGCCAGATCGCTTATCGCTTCATTGATATTGAAGCCAGTACCGAAGCCGCCGAAGCGTTGGCGCAACTCAATCCACTGAAGCAGATCCCGACTTTGCAACTGCCCGATGGTAGTGCGGTCACCGAGAGCGCGGCGATTCTGATTCATTTGGGCCTGACGTTTCCCAAGTCAGGATTGTTGCCAGCCAAGGCAGACGAGCGTGACCAGGCGATTCGCGGCCTCGTGTACATCGTCAGCAATTGCTACGCGGCCATCGGCGTCATCGACTACCCCGAACGCTGGCTGCTGATGCCCGACGAAGCGTCGCGGCAGAACCTGATCGCCGGCGCCCGTGAGCGTCTGCACTGGAGTTGGGAGGTGTTTGCCGACCAGTTTTCCGCCGAGCTGTACCTGGACGACGAAACCCCGGGTGCACTGGATGTTCTGGCGGCGGTGGTGACGCGTTGGGCGGGGAGCCGCGAGCATCTGCGTCAGACGCGGCCGGGGTTTTATGCGTGGTTGCAGAGGATTGACCGGCACCCGGTGCTGGCGCCGGTATTCGCCCGGCATTGGCCGTCGTGA
- a CDS encoding energy transducer TonB: MNDAVKHKTLPGPLREAPLPPVSGRLAFKANTSQPGGLNKQQMILLIAVSALIHGGAWWFFQQTRPEPLPTPPQIPEMTVELTSPTPPAPPTPEPPPPPPPPSPEPEQPVEDEDAVKPPPKPVEKPKPIEKPKPVEKPKPVKKVEPPKAPPAPAQPAAPAAPATPSAPPAPAAAPGPVKESAAISGLASLGNPPPEYPSLALRRNWEGSVVLRIQVLANGRAGSVTVTKSSGKAQLDEAAVAAVKNWKFIPAKRGDTPIDGFATQTIDFKLPQ; this comes from the coding sequence ATGAACGATGCGGTAAAGCACAAGACCCTGCCGGGACCGTTACGGGAAGCGCCGCTTCCGCCGGTATCCGGCAGGCTGGCCTTTAAAGCCAATACCTCGCAACCCGGCGGGTTAAACAAACAACAGATGATTCTGTTGATTGCCGTGTCGGCGCTGATACACGGCGGTGCCTGGTGGTTTTTTCAGCAGACCCGACCCGAGCCACTGCCCACGCCGCCGCAGATTCCGGAAATGACCGTCGAACTGACCAGCCCGACGCCACCTGCCCCGCCCACTCCGGAGCCACCGCCGCCACCGCCTCCACCGTCGCCCGAACCCGAGCAACCGGTGGAGGACGAAGACGCGGTCAAGCCGCCGCCCAAACCGGTGGAGAAGCCCAAGCCAATCGAAAAACCAAAACCGGTCGAGAAACCCAAACCGGTGAAGAAAGTCGAGCCGCCGAAAGCCCCGCCCGCTCCGGCACAACCCGCCGCCCCTGCGGCGCCAGCGACACCGAGCGCGCCACCGGCACCTGCGGCTGCACCCGGCCCGGTGAAAGAGTCGGCCGCGATATCCGGCCTCGCCAGCCTCGGCAACCCGCCGCCGGAATACCCGTCGCTGGCGCTGCGGCGTAACTGGGAAGGCAGCGTGGTGCTGCGCATTCAAGTGTTGGCCAACGGTCGCGCAGGTTCGGTGACGGTGACCAAGTCCAGCGGCAAGGCGCAACTGGATGAAGCAGCGGTCGCCGCCGTGAAGAACTGGAAGTTTATTCCGGCCAAGCGCGGTGACACACCGATTGACGGTTTCGCCACCCAGACCATCGATTTCAAATTGCCGCAATAA
- a CDS encoding MotA/TolQ/ExbB proton channel family protein encodes MNDSLSSMIVPGVLWGLVLFSVVSWAILLVKSAQYLRQKSQNKQFSKAFWGAPDLLTAAEHASQYPGSLARIASSGFEALLVEESPRTTQQLAHTINRSDRLERNLRQQIQKERRSLENGQAILASIGSTAPFIGLFGTVWGIMEALQSIGETGSASLEAVAGPIGHALIATGVGIAVAVPAVLIYNFFLRRLKLASADMDDFAHDFDALASRSAFSISRQAIASKTTAAVREAS; translated from the coding sequence ATGAACGATTCACTGTCTTCGATGATTGTCCCCGGTGTGCTTTGGGGCCTGGTGCTGTTTTCCGTGGTCAGCTGGGCGATCCTGCTGGTCAAGTCGGCGCAATACCTGCGCCAGAAATCCCAGAACAAGCAGTTCAGCAAAGCCTTCTGGGGCGCGCCGGATCTGCTCACTGCCGCCGAACACGCCAGCCAGTATCCCGGCTCGCTGGCACGCATCGCCAGCAGCGGTTTCGAAGCGCTGCTGGTGGAAGAATCGCCGCGCACCACGCAGCAACTGGCACACACCATCAACCGTTCAGATCGTCTGGAACGCAACCTGCGCCAGCAGATCCAGAAAGAACGTCGCTCGCTGGAAAACGGCCAGGCGATCCTCGCCAGTATCGGCAGCACCGCGCCGTTCATTGGTCTGTTCGGCACCGTGTGGGGAATCATGGAAGCCCTGCAAAGCATCGGCGAAACCGGCTCGGCCAGCCTTGAAGCGGTCGCCGGCCCCATCGGCCACGCGCTGATCGCCACCGGCGTGGGGATCGCCGTCGCGGTGCCGGCGGTGCTGATTTACAACTTCTTCCTGCGCCGTCTGAAACTCGCTTCGGCGGACATGGATGACTTCGCCCACGACTTCGACGCCCTCGCCTCGCGCAGTGCGTTTTCCATCAGCCGTCAGGCCATCGCCAGCAAAACCACAGCCGCCGTGCGGGAGGCCAGCTGA
- a CDS encoding biopolymer transporter ExbD, with amino-acid sequence MSFSTQDSDEVLSEMNVTPLVDVMLVLLVVFIVTAPLMTNAIKVNLPKTDAVAPAEKKDPVVVSVDQDGKFYLAKTELAPESLEASLKEVKAKDAEVRVQLQADSAVNYGQVAKAMASIERSGITKISVMTTH; translated from the coding sequence ATGTCTTTCTCCACTCAAGACAGTGATGAAGTGCTCAGCGAAATGAACGTCACGCCACTGGTGGACGTGATGCTTGTGCTGCTGGTGGTGTTCATCGTCACCGCGCCGCTGATGACCAATGCAATCAAAGTGAACCTGCCGAAAACCGACGCCGTCGCCCCCGCCGAGAAAAAAGACCCGGTGGTGGTCAGCGTCGATCAGGACGGCAAGTTTTACCTGGCCAAGACCGAACTGGCGCCGGAATCCCTGGAGGCCAGCCTCAAGGAGGTCAAGGCCAAGGACGCCGAAGTGCGCGTCCAGTTGCAGGCCGACTCCGCCGTGAACTACGGCCAGGTGGCCAAGGCCATGGCGTCCATCGAACGCTCAGGCATTACCAAGATTTCGGTGATGACCACCCACTGA
- a CDS encoding TonB-dependent receptor, translating into MLMNTPRFTLKPLVATISRHRFVPLYLVAMGMGAGTVQAAEDDNAAVPAAAAVVAPTTQLQRVEVTGSAIRRVDAETAVPITILKADELRKQGVTTTAELVQRITGSQSINNSAGSVGAATGGASFADMRGIGANKTLVLLNGRRLANNALSGTNSAGGAVDLNMIPFAAIERVEVLRDGASALYGTDAIGGVINFITKKSLTDGQLTLGGETPTHSGGGATKDMSASWGYGDLEEDRFNVLGVFNYNKQQNLDANDRSFATDYAPGRGLDQTSGTAFPGNYSQNGNATNPLANSNCNGPNLVARDGLCRFSTREYIDLVPQTEKTSFFGKTTGKLGDDHNVNLEYFWSRNNNATAIGPAPLTGLSLDSSSPYYPGNGITPAPTDFALDPTQPVDVNWRETAAGPRESKDQNTSQRFLLSFDGLVGGWDYNVGASYNQNKIVSSVTSGFVSDQAMIDGLASGLLNPFGPQSAAGQQYIDNAAYHGAYSTAVGRVAGFDGRISREIGDWFGAGPSGLALGGEYRKEKFHQDFEQFAGDIQSLGIDPNGSVEGDRSVKAAYAEINVPVLDSLELSAAVRHDKYSDFGSTTNPKYSFRYQPLKELVVRGAYSEGFRAPSLYELYSPRSITFTQGYYNDPVLCTGGVVQPGGNGGRDCGQQFLNQIGGNEDLAPEKARNVTLGFVYQPISNLSVGLDFWWIHISNQIQPFPESTVFDQAGSYPDRFVRNADGTLNYIVTGNANLGIVETNGVDVSLDYRFPNTPYGQFGLGLQGTYVDEYDFQSTIKGPFTDKVGDFQGDGVIARWKHNLTGSWTFGAARAALTNRFTTGYNDYDRDTHARVASYSVWDLSAGYTFNKVLDVDAGMKNVFDRNPPFSNQAYNFQSGYDPRYTDPLGRTLFARMTYHF; encoded by the coding sequence ATGCTGATGAACACTCCACGCTTCACGCTCAAACCATTGGTGGCCACGATTTCTCGCCATCGTTTTGTTCCGCTGTATCTGGTGGCCATGGGGATGGGCGCCGGGACCGTGCAAGCGGCGGAGGACGATAATGCTGCCGTCCCGGCCGCCGCCGCAGTGGTTGCGCCGACCACGCAACTGCAACGGGTGGAAGTGACCGGCTCGGCGATTCGCCGGGTCGATGCGGAGACGGCGGTGCCGATCACCATTCTCAAGGCCGATGAGCTGCGCAAACAGGGCGTGACCACCACCGCCGAACTGGTGCAGCGCATCACCGGCAGCCAGTCGATCAACAACAGCGCAGGCTCGGTCGGCGCGGCCACGGGTGGCGCCTCGTTCGCCGACATGCGCGGTATTGGCGCGAACAAGACGCTGGTGTTGCTCAACGGTCGACGGCTGGCCAACAACGCCTTGTCGGGGACCAACTCGGCCGGCGGCGCGGTGGATCTGAACATGATCCCGTTTGCCGCCATCGAGCGTGTGGAAGTGCTGCGCGACGGCGCATCGGCCCTGTACGGCACCGACGCCATCGGCGGCGTGATCAACTTCATCACCAAGAAATCCCTGACTGACGGCCAGCTCACGCTCGGCGGCGAAACCCCGACCCACAGCGGCGGCGGTGCAACCAAGGACATGAGCGCCAGTTGGGGTTACGGCGATCTGGAAGAAGACCGCTTCAACGTGCTCGGCGTGTTCAACTACAACAAGCAGCAAAACCTCGACGCCAACGACCGCTCCTTCGCCACCGACTACGCGCCCGGTCGCGGCCTCGATCAGACCTCCGGCACCGCGTTCCCCGGCAACTACAGCCAGAACGGCAACGCCACCAACCCGTTGGCCAACAGCAATTGCAACGGCCCCAACCTGGTCGCACGCGATGGCCTGTGCCGCTTCAGCACCCGCGAATACATCGACCTGGTGCCACAAACCGAGAAGACTTCGTTCTTCGGCAAGACCACCGGCAAACTGGGCGATGATCACAACGTCAACCTCGAGTACTTCTGGTCGCGCAACAACAACGCCACGGCGATTGGACCGGCGCCATTGACCGGCCTGAGTCTGGATTCCTCGTCGCCTTACTACCCGGGCAACGGCATCACCCCCGCGCCGACCGATTTCGCCCTCGACCCGACGCAACCGGTCGACGTCAACTGGCGCGAGACCGCTGCCGGCCCGCGTGAATCAAAAGACCAGAACACCAGCCAGCGCTTCCTGCTGAGCTTCGACGGCTTGGTGGGCGGCTGGGATTACAACGTCGGCGCCTCGTATAACCAGAACAAAATCGTCTCCAGCGTCACCAGCGGTTTCGTCAGCGATCAGGCGATGATCGACGGTCTGGCCAGCGGTTTGCTCAACCCGTTCGGCCCGCAGTCGGCCGCCGGTCAGCAGTACATCGATAACGCTGCCTATCACGGCGCCTACTCCACGGCTGTCGGCCGGGTCGCCGGGTTTGACGGACGCATCAGCCGCGAAATCGGCGACTGGTTCGGTGCCGGTCCTTCCGGTCTGGCGCTGGGTGGCGAGTACCGCAAAGAGAAATTCCACCAGGACTTCGAGCAGTTTGCCGGCGACATTCAGAGCCTCGGCATCGACCCCAACGGCAGTGTCGAAGGCGACCGCAGCGTCAAAGCTGCCTACGCGGAAATCAACGTGCCGGTTCTCGACAGCCTCGAACTGTCCGCTGCCGTGCGCCACGATAAATACAGCGACTTCGGCAGCACCACCAACCCGAAATATTCGTTCCGTTATCAGCCACTCAAAGAGCTGGTGGTGCGTGGCGCCTACAGCGAAGGTTTCCGTGCGCCATCGTTGTATGAGCTGTATTCGCCGCGCAGCATCACGTTCACCCAGGGCTATTACAACGATCCGGTGCTGTGTACCGGCGGTGTGGTGCAACCGGGCGGCAACGGCGGGCGTGATTGCGGTCAGCAGTTCCTCAACCAGATCGGCGGCAACGAGGATCTGGCCCCGGAGAAGGCGCGTAACGTGACTCTGGGCTTTGTTTATCAGCCGATCAGCAACCTGTCGGTGGGCCTGGACTTCTGGTGGATTCACATCTCCAACCAGATCCAGCCGTTCCCGGAATCCACCGTGTTTGATCAGGCCGGCAGCTACCCGGATCGCTTCGTGCGCAATGCCGATGGCACGCTCAACTACATCGTTACCGGCAACGCCAACCTCGGTATCGTCGAAACCAACGGTGTCGATGTGTCGCTCGACTATCGCTTCCCGAACACGCCTTACGGCCAGTTCGGCCTCGGGCTGCAAGGCACTTACGTCGACGAGTACGACTTCCAGAGCACTATCAAAGGCCCGTTCACCGACAAGGTCGGCGACTTCCAGGGTGACGGCGTGATCGCTCGCTGGAAGCACAACCTGACTGGCAGCTGGACCTTCGGCGCGGCGCGGGCAGCACTGACCAACCGCTTCACCACGGGTTACAACGATTACGACCGCGATACCCATGCGCGCGTGGCCTCGTATTCAGTGTGGGACCTGTCGGCCGGTTACACCTTCAACAAGGTGCTGGATGTCGATGCCGGGATGAAGAACGTGTTCGATCGCAATCCACCGTTCTCCAACCAGGCCTACAACTTCCAGAGCGGCTATGACCCGCGCTACACCGATCCGCTGGGCCGCACGTTGTTTGCGCGCATGACGTACCACTTCTAA